Within the bacterium genome, the region GACATCCGATGAGCAGGAACGGCGGAGTCCCGCCAGAATCCCCGAGGCAATGTTCCCACCGGACGCACGCCGCAGATTCGTAACCGCGCTCGCCCTCCTGGCCGCGCTGCTGGTTGCCTCAGGAGCCGTTGCCTCCGCCCAATTGCGGCCCGAGGATGCCCGCGGCCACTGGGCAGAGGAGCGCATCGCGAACCTGCTCGCACGCGGTGTCATCGAGATGCCCACCGACCGCCTATTCCGCCCCGATGCGCCAGTCGGCCGCGCACAGTTCGTTGCCTGGCTCGTGGCGGCGCGCGGACTACCGCAGGTGCGGCCCGATCAGCCGTCGTTTGCCGATCTACCCCTCGCGCGCGAACTGGCGCCCGCCGTTGAGTCCGCCGTGGCGTACGGCATGATCCCCGCAGGCGGCCTGTTCCGCCCGAACTCGTCGCTGGTGCGCGGCGATGCCTTCATCTGGCTGGTGCGCGCGCTGGGGCACACGTTCGAATCCGCGTACATGGTCAACGCAACACTACCGTTCGCCGACCTCAACGGCCTGCCGTCAGCCACCCGCGGCGCGATCGCCATCGCCGCGCTGAGCGCGCCGCCCATGCTGCGCGAGCCACCTTCGGAGCGCGTGCGGCCCGGCGATCCGCTCACGCGCGCCGAAGCGGCCAGCCTGGTGTGGGCTTACCTGCAGGGCGTGGAGCAGGGCATGTCGCTGACCTTCTCGGTAGCGCTGGAGTCCGGCGTGACCCTCATCTTGGAGAAGCGGGGCGCGCTGAGGGCGCCGCCGGTCTGGCGGGTGCAGATCGGCGCGTTCCAGGAAGAAGAACGGGCGCGCCGGCTGGCCGATGCGATGCGGGCGCGGGGCTATCCTGCGTTCGTGGACGCGGTGGATGAGTTCTTCAAGGTTCGCGTTGGGAACTACGCCACCCGCGATGAGGCAATCGGCCTGCAACAGCGTCTCGCCGCCGAGGGCCTGCCTACCTGGATCATCCTCACCGTGTCCGACTACGAAGCGCTGGCCGGGCCGTTCTGGAGCGGGGTTGTGCTGGTGGAACCTGCCGGCGGCGCGCGGCTGCGGCCGGCGCTGGCCTCTGGGCCGGTCATAGGCCGCGGTAAGACCAGCGATGCCGCGCGCCGCGCCGGCGCGACCGCCGCGGTCAACGGCGGGTTCT harbors:
- a CDS encoding phosphodiester glycosidase family protein → MFPPDARRRFVTALALLAALLVASGAVASAQLRPEDARGHWAEERIANLLARGVIEMPTDRLFRPDAPVGRAQFVAWLVAARGLPQVRPDQPSFADLPLARELAPAVESAVAYGMIPAGGLFRPNSSLVRGDAFIWLVRALGHTFESAYMVNATLPFADLNGLPSATRGAIAIAALSAPPMLREPPSERVRPGDPLTRAEAASLVWAYLQGVEQGMSLTFSVALESGVTLILEKRGALRAPPVWRVQIGAFQEEERARRLADAMRARGYPAFVDAVDEFFKVRVGNYATRDEAIGLQQRLAAEGLPTWIILTVSDYEALAGPFWSGVVLVEPAGGARLRPALASGPVIGRGKTSDAARRAGATAAVNGGFFTSSGDPMGCLVIEGEVISEPLAGRSCVGITDDGQLLFDMLRLDAAASTEAGTVTIDGVNRDRGAGEIILYRPAHGATTRTNAVGAEVVVAGDTVQQVVDGRGNSPVPPGGYVLSGHTRGRASLLAAFKQGDRVSLRLRLVPASGDSRWEGVRHVMGGGPRLLSGGQFVGGEGFRPSFANRRHPRTAIGRLEDGRTVIAVIGGRQPYHSLGMTLVELAGMLRRLGVTDALNLDGGGSTTLVVRGVVINLPSDEIGERPVGDVLLVLPPSQAGK